In Sphaerospermopsis torques-reginae ITEP-024, the genomic window ACGTTTAAGTTCTTCCGCCATACACTTACTAAAACCCACAACCCCAAACTTAGAAGCAGAATAGGCCGCAGCCATCGGCATTGAATGTTTACCCAAAATCCCGACAATATTACAAATATGGCCAGATTTGCGTTTTTGCATTTCCTTAGCAGCAGCTTGAGAAGTATAAAAACACCCTTTTAAATTCAAATCCAGAATTTTATCTAATTCCGCCGCTTCTATATTGTTATAACCTTTGAGAATACCAATACCAGCAGCATTTACTAAAACATCAACTTTCCCAAAATGCGCCAAAGTTGTTTGTATTAACGCTTCTACCTGTTCTGGTTTTGTAATATCCGTCGGCACTGTCAGCACTTCTCCTGATAACTCACCAGCCAATGTTGTTAAATTCAAGCCATTTCTAGCAGCTAGTACCAACTTAGCCCCATTGAGTGCCAGTTTACGAACTAAAGCTGAACCAATACCACCAGTAGCACCAACGACGACAATAACTTTATCCTGCATGACAGTATTGATAATCTCTTTACATTTCTTTATATACTATAGCACTAGTCATGAGTCAGTCGGGGTTATTGCATAGATCCCGACTTCTTTAAAAAGTCCTGGATCTAAATAAAAACTTTATATTTCATATATATCATTTTTCTTTTTCCTGGGATCTCTTTAATTTCTTCACATTATCTTTTACTAGTACAAAACCAGTATACTTGGTTGGTACATCAAGAATTTTCTCGAAATGTGTTTGCAATTCCTGAGTCAAATCTTGCAGTTTTGGCAATAGCTGATCATTTTCTACATTTGTTATTTCCATAGGAGAATTGATAATTTCTACGTTTTCAACACCCAACTGATTGAGCATTTCCCAATGCTCATCCTCTGTAATTTCCAATTCTTGACGCATTTTGTCTAATACTTCTAAACCTTCAGAGTATTTCATCTTTCCTTCCACTAAAAATTCCCGTGCCACACCTTTATATGCATGATAGAGTTTGTTTTTTGTGAAACTTGGTAATACCTTAGCTAATACATATATTTCATGAGTATTTAATTCCTTAATAGAACGTCCATCTAAATATTTTGGCAAATTGATATCTAGTTTTTCTAGTTGCTTGCGTAAACGATTCGCAACACTTTCTCTTGAGTAAATATCCAGGCTACGTTTCCAAGTTTTGTATAGCCACATTGTACTCAAGATGACTAATAATATATCGTATAAATATTGTATCCATAATGGCAATAATATAATCAGAGGACGACCAGCAAAAATAAAAAAGAAGTTGAAAATGCCAAAGGTGCAAATGGTAAAAATTCGATGTCTGATAGTATCAATAGAAAGATGAAGATGATGACGCAGACTATAAGCTTTTGCTTTCTTTTCTATTACTTTTCCCCACCCATATCCCAGGGCTGTAAATCCTCCAAGAGTCATCGGCACTGCAACTATTTTAGGTATATTAACTGTTTTTCCTAACACATAAAATCCTGGTGCAAACAGTGATGCAAGTTGATCGGTTTCTCTTGCCCAAACACCAGAAAAGTAATAATCCCAATTACCAGCATACAGATAGTAATAAACAAAATAACCAATAACCAAACCAACATAGCTGTAACGTAAAAACGATGATTCTGGACGTTTTAAATCAGCCCAATAAGTTCTTTCAGAATCAATATCAATACAAGGATTTTGACAAGCTACACAAGCACTTTTTTCTTTACCATCTGGTAATGTAGTACGGCACATTGATTGAGTAATTAATTGCTCACTTGTATGAGCCTGACTGCTAAATAATCCACCCGGTTCACCATAAATCCTTTGCACTGTAGCCATCGGACAAAAGTAGTTACACCAAGACTTGCCACTATATAAATAACCCACAGTAAGAGCAAATACAATGGTAAATAATAGCCATAATATTAACACTAAACGATCTGCATTAAAAAATAAAATACGACCACATAAACCTACAAACAGCCATGCAAATTGTACATAGGAATAATTTTTGCCTAACCATGAATCAGGCTTAATTTTGACTAACTCATAACGTATTTTTCCAGTTTGAGGATCTTCTCGTTTGATTTGACGCTGCCAACCTAAAGAGCGGGGAATTTGTGATAAAAAAGATAGGGGGCAAATTCTTCGCCACATTTCATGTCCAAACACTAGTAAAATGAAAATAGAAATAGGAATAATTGCTCCCCAAAATAAGGTTGTTCCCAAAGGATAAGGCTGTTCTGAGAGGCATTTATCTTGTACTTGAATACAAGTATTGGACAATCTGAAAGGACTCCAAGTATTTTCAGGTTTAGTCAATATTGAAGATAAAGGATCATATAAAAAAGATGCAATTAATCCTAGCCATAGGATAGTTAATACCCAGCGTATTTTGTGTATTAGACTTTCAGATATACTATCAAACATGATTCTTCGGTACTTGTTATGCTAAATTACTAATTGGGTAAGAGAGAACAAGGAACGGGGAATAGAGAAAAAATCTTTAATTTTCTATTTTTTTAATAGTAATAATAATTATTGCTACAGCTATGAGTAGAGTTTTGTTGTATGACGTACTGCTTATATCCTGATTATAGCTATTTATTATTACCTCTGTCAATGGGAAAAGTCGGATCTCTAAAGTCAGAAAAGTCGGGGAGGGGTTGGTTAGAGATTGTTTGAAAAGTATTATATGAAACCCGTAATTTCCAACAACCTAACCCCCTAGCCCCCTTCCCTACAAGGGAAGGGGGTTTTAAAGCCTCTCCGCTTGCAGGGGATAAGTTTGGAGAGGGGTTCATTTATACATGAAAAACTTTTCAGACATCATCTGAGGTTTATTTAATATTTTTTTTAAGAAGATGTTTTAAAAGTTTATGGCGAATATAATTCGCTACTATACAAACGAAGTCCACTAGTAGACTAATGAAAAATCAAGGTGATTTTTGCTAGTAGGGGTTTAGCATTGCTAAACCCGTACATATTCCATCAATTACAGAACTGATGTAGAGGCGTTTCATCAAACATCTCTACAATTTGATTTACCTAAAAGCTACCAAGAACTAGGCTAAGGTAGTGGTAAAGTTACTCAGTCCCAAAGTACCTGTTAAACCTGTCACCTCAACAATGGCATCAGCAGTAGCACTAAACCCGGCTGTAGCATCATTAATAGCCACAAAGGTACGACTACCAAAGGAGAATTGAGCAGCAGAGTTAGCTGTAAAAGCAGCGGTAGTTAACTTAGCGGCAATCCCAGCAGCATCAAGAGTTGCAACAGATCCCACATTATTGAATGCGCTACGTGCAGTGGCAACAACAA contains:
- a CDS encoding SDR family oxidoreductase, with translation MQDKVIVVVGATGGIGSALVRKLALNGAKLVLAARNGLNLTTLAGELSGEVLTVPTDITKPEQVEALIQTTLAHFGKVDVLVNAAGIGILKGYNNIEAAELDKILDLNLKGCFYTSQAAAKEMQKRKSGHICNIVGILGKHSMPMAAAYSASKFGVVGFSKCMAEELKRFGVKFTLFYFGGVDSPFWDHVNLKVDRTKMLSCETAANAIFYALSAEPQAVPMEINIQPDSHLFF
- a CDS encoding 4Fe-4S binding protein; protein product: MFDSISESLIHKIRWVLTILWLGLIASFLYDPLSSILTKPENTWSPFRLSNTCIQVQDKCLSEQPYPLGTTLFWGAIIPISIFILLVFGHEMWRRICPLSFLSQIPRSLGWQRQIKREDPQTGKIRYELVKIKPDSWLGKNYSYVQFAWLFVGLCGRILFFNADRLVLILWLLFTIVFALTVGYLYSGKSWCNYFCPMATVQRIYGEPGGLFSSQAHTSEQLITQSMCRTTLPDGKEKSACVACQNPCIDIDSERTYWADLKRPESSFLRYSYVGLVIGYFVYYYLYAGNWDYYFSGVWARETDQLASLFAPGFYVLGKTVNIPKIVAVPMTLGGFTALGYGWGKVIEKKAKAYSLRHHLHLSIDTIRHRIFTICTFGIFNFFFIFAGRPLIILLPLWIQYLYDILLVILSTMWLYKTWKRSLDIYSRESVANRLRKQLEKLDINLPKYLDGRSIKELNTHEIYVLAKVLPSFTKNKLYHAYKGVAREFLVEGKMKYSEGLEVLDKMRQELEITEDEHWEMLNQLGVENVEIINSPMEITNVENDQLLPKLQDLTQELQTHFEKILDVPTKYTGFVLVKDNVKKLKRSQEKEK